CCACTAAATCGATGGTAGACCCTTTATGGATCGGTTTGCCAGCAGGGATAGGATGACGATTGTGCCATTGTTCTAAAACAGCATATTCTGTAATGTCAGAGACATACTTGATGTCACCTAGGTTGAGTCCCTTATTTTTTAGCAGTAGGTTTGCCTGTTTAACAGAACCATCAATCAGGTTAGGCATAGATACAAGGGGAGGATGTTCTGCATTTAAGGTTAAATAGATTTTTCTATTTTCCTTCACCCAAGCACCTGCTGCAGGAAATTGTTGTAAAACGGTAAAGGGAGGTAGTTGTACGGAGTACCCACTGTTATCTGTGATCACGTAACGCAGATGGTCTTTGCTTAGCTTATCTTCTAATTCCTTTACATGCACACCGGTTAGGTCAGGGACCTCAACAATTTTACCTTGATGGGTAAGATAAGGCAATGCTATATAGAAAAAGATATATAGTATAGCTATACTTAAGCAAGCCATGTAAACAAGGTGTTTCAATAGCTTGATTAACTTTTCTTTGTTCATCTCTTTAAAGTTGGTGCAGTAAAATTTCTTTTGGTAGCTCCATATTGAATAATGGAATCTATAAAATCAAATGGCGTATAGCCGTTTAGGGCACATTGGTGAAAAATACAGGTAGCTGGTGTCATGGCAGGTAGCGCATTTACTTCAATGACCCAAACTTCTACTTTTTGCGTGATTTTTACAAAAGCATCTATTCTGGCGTAGCCTTGTAAATCTAAAGCTTGTGCAATGGTGGCGAGCTGACGCTTGACACTTTTTCGGATCATGGCAGCTACTTTGGTATCGCTGTGAAAGCGTGCAGGGGTAATATTATGCCCTTCCCCTGCTAAAAATTTTTCTTCTAATGAGAGTATGGCAGCTGCGGATACAGTTTCTGAGGGTTCAAAGACCTCATATAAGGTGTTGCCATTGGGGTCGACATGGGTCAGTAAGCCTGTTGTAGTTTCTAAACAATTAAGGTTTTCCTGGTCTTTTTGGATTAGTGTTTCTAGTAAAAATCGTTCTTGCCTAGGCACATAGTCTGTCGCTTGTAACCCTAGTATGTCCATCAGATCAGCCGAAATCAGTGGTTCACTTCTAAAACTGGCAGCTGCATAAGCGACCAACATGGCGCGATTGGTGATGCGTAGTACCCCTGCACTGCAACCATCATCGACTGGTTTAGCAATAATGGGGTAGGTAAAGGTCTGCTCTATCGCATGGATAGTGTTATCCTGGATCCCATCTTTTTTTGTGATGACCCGTTGTGGGGCAATATGGAATCCCTTTTGGGCTAAAAATTGATTGGTGGCATACTTATCGATGGTTAACGCGGTAGTAGCAATACCCGAACCGTTA
The nucleotide sequence above comes from Cardinium endosymbiont of Sogatella furcifera. Encoded proteins:
- a CDS encoding PASTA domain-containing protein — its product is MNKEKLIKLLKHLVYMACLSIAILYIFFYIALPYLTHQGKIVEVPDLTGVHVKELEDKLSKDHLRYVITDNSGYSVQLPPFTVLQQFPAAGAWVKENRKIYLTLNAEHPPLVSMPNLIDGSVKQANLLLKNKGLNLGDIKYVSDITEYAVLEQWHNRHPIPAGKPIHKGSTIDLVVSTGLGNQTIEVPNVVEMALEEARLILLEQGMRIGVLHRVKNKQKEPIGTVIRQHPEPGSKVPLGTAMHLWIVKV
- a CDS encoding D-alanine--D-alanine ligase family protein; the encoded protein is MVNQKIGVLMGGFTPERHVSLDSGRNVYSKLIASTQYEALPLFLSGDKGAYRIFILPAALLLKDNADDIHDALLHPTKFNRSEALLTSIRKEAAALTNHYTKEAIFTPQEVTFADLKKSIDFIFIALHGRPGEDGTLQRILEAYDIPYNGSGIATTALTIDKYATNQFLAQKGFHIAPQRVITKKDGIQDNTIHAIEQTFTYPIIAKPVDDGCSAGVLRITNRAMLVAYAAASFRSEPLISADLMDILGLQATDYVPRQERFLLETLIQKDQENLNCLETTTGLLTHVDPNGNTLYEVFEPSETVSAAAILSLEEKFLAGEGHNITPARFHSDTKVAAMIRKSVKRQLATIAQALDLQGYARIDAFVKITQKVEVWVIEVNALPAMTPATCIFHQCALNGYTPFDFIDSIIQYGATKRNFTAPTLKR